One Planktothrix sp. FACHB-1365 genomic window carries:
- a CDS encoding phosphoglucomutase/phosphomannomutase family protein → MTQPIKFGTDGWRGVIAADFTFERVALVAPIAAQVLYQTYGKSTGSRTVIVGYDRRFLAEEFARCAAVAIQTAGFDVKLSETFAPTPAFSLIAHQQQALGAIVLTASHNPGKYLGLKVKGAFGGSVGPEITQQIEALLTQPPTFETTPGTLEHFNPWPSYCETLRSKVDIGGIQEALNQGKVTVFADVMHGAATGGLTQLLGDKVHEINTNRDPYFGGGAPEPLPRYIPELFEELQAFKASDGGLAIGFVFDGDSDRIAAVDQKGNFLSSQILIPVLIEHLSTRRGFTGEIVKTVSGSDLIPRIAKLFNLSLYETPIGYKYIADRMLTTEVLVGGEESGGVGYGTHIPERDALLSALYVLEAMVQSGEDPTQTYQRLQQQTGFDSAYDRIDLPLASMDVRSRLVEQLDTQPLQEIAGQTVVDCLAVDGYKYRLADGRWLLIRFSGTEPVLRLYCEAPTLDQVQETLDWAKNWANQF, encoded by the coding sequence ATGACTCAACCCATCAAATTTGGAACCGATGGCTGGCGGGGCGTAATTGCTGCGGACTTCACCTTTGAACGAGTCGCTTTAGTGGCTCCCATTGCGGCTCAGGTTCTCTATCAAACCTACGGAAAAAGTACCGGAAGCCGGACTGTGATTGTCGGCTATGATCGGCGTTTTTTAGCTGAAGAATTTGCCCGATGTGCCGCGGTCGCCATCCAAACGGCAGGATTTGATGTCAAACTCAGTGAAACATTCGCTCCGACTCCGGCTTTTTCTTTGATCGCTCATCAACAACAAGCTTTAGGCGCGATTGTTTTAACCGCTAGTCATAACCCCGGTAAATATTTAGGGTTAAAAGTTAAAGGAGCTTTTGGCGGTTCTGTGGGGCCAGAAATTACCCAACAAATTGAAGCGTTATTAACGCAACCTCCAACGTTTGAGACAACACCCGGAACTTTAGAACATTTTAATCCCTGGCCGAGTTATTGTGAAACCTTACGTTCTAAAGTTGATATTGGGGGAATTCAAGAGGCACTGAATCAAGGAAAAGTAACGGTTTTTGCGGATGTCATGCACGGGGCGGCAACCGGAGGATTAACTCAATTATTGGGGGATAAAGTTCACGAAATTAATACAAATCGTGATCCTTATTTTGGGGGAGGTGCACCGGAACCTTTACCTCGTTATATTCCTGAATTATTTGAAGAATTACAGGCTTTTAAAGCTTCTGATGGGGGTTTAGCCATTGGGTTTGTGTTTGATGGGGATAGCGATCGCATTGCCGCAGTTGATCAAAAGGGCAATTTCCTGAGTTCTCAAATTTTAATTCCCGTCTTAATTGAACATTTATCAACTCGTCGAGGATTTACCGGAGAAATTGTTAAAACTGTAAGTGGTTCTGATTTAATTCCTCGCATTGCTAAATTATTCAATTTATCCTTGTATGAAACTCCAATTGGTTATAAATATATTGCCGATCGGATGTTAACGACTGAAGTTTTAGTCGGGGGTGAAGAATCTGGCGGCGTAGGCTACGGAACCCATATTCCTGAACGAGATGCGTTATTATCGGCGCTGTATGTCTTAGAAGCAATGGTACAGTCGGGAGAAGATCCGACGCAAACCTATCAACGGTTACAACAACAAACGGGTTTTGATTCGGCTTATGATCGGATTGATTTACCGTTAGCCAGTATGGACGTGCGATCGCGCCTCGTTGAACAATTGGACACTCAACCGTTACAGGAAATTGCGGGACAAACTGTTGTTGATTGTTTAGCGGTCGATGGTTACAAATATCGCCTCGCCGATGGTCGTTGGTTATTAATTCGTTTTAGTGGTACAGAACCTGTTTTACGTCTCTATTGTGAAGCACCAACTCTGGATCAGGTTCAGGAAACCCTAGACTGGGCTAAAAACTGGGCGAATCAATTCTAA